In the genome of Streptomyces sp. V2I9, one region contains:
- a CDS encoding STAS domain-containing protein → MDLSLSTRNVSGPGGDRTVVEVGGEIDVYTAPKLREQLVELVNDGSYHLVVDMEGVDFLDSTGLGVLVGGLKRVRAHEGSLRLVCNQERILKIFRITGLTKVFPIHTTVDEAVAATD, encoded by the coding sequence GTGGACCTGTCCCTGTCGACTCGCAATGTGTCCGGCCCTGGTGGCGACCGTACGGTCGTCGAGGTCGGTGGCGAGATTGATGTGTATACCGCGCCCAAGCTGCGCGAGCAGTTGGTCGAGTTGGTGAATGACGGCAGCTACCACCTGGTTGTCGACATGGAAGGCGTCGATTTCCTCGACTCCACCGGCCTCGGCGTGCTCGTGGGCGGCCTGAAGCGTGTCCGGGCCCATGAGGGCTCGCTGCGCCTGGTCTGCAACCAGGAGCGCATTCTCAAGATCTTCCGGATCACGGGCCTGACCAAGGTGTTCCCGATTCACACCACGGTCGACGAGGCTGTCGCCGCCACCGACTGA
- a CDS encoding ATP-binding protein has product MATVELRFSAQPEHVRTARLVAAAVARRAGVDEAVLDEVRLAVGEACSRAVGLHRSHGITEPVSVALTEEEKVFSIEVGDSVPGPGGRPAGSGARNGSGASGAGPVRPEPDADGEGEDEMGLAVISGLVDDMEVRSGAGGGVIRMSWPTADAALQA; this is encoded by the coding sequence ATGGCCACCGTTGAACTCCGTTTCAGCGCCCAGCCTGAACATGTCAGGACGGCCCGCCTGGTGGCGGCCGCCGTGGCGCGCAGGGCCGGCGTGGACGAGGCGGTGCTCGACGAGGTCAGACTCGCCGTCGGCGAGGCGTGCAGCCGCGCGGTCGGGTTGCACCGCAGCCACGGCATCACCGAGCCGGTCAGTGTGGCGTTGACGGAGGAGGAGAAGGTGTTCTCCATCGAGGTCGGGGACAGCGTTCCCGGCCCCGGCGGCAGGCCTGCCGGCTCCGGGGCGCGCAACGGTTCCGGCGCTTCCGGTGCGGGGCCGGTCCGGCCCGAACCCGATGCGGACGGCGAGGGCGAGGACGAGATGGGCCTCGCGGTCATCAGCGGCCTCGTCGACGACATGGAAGTCCGCTCCGGCGCAGGCGGCGGAGTGATCCGCATGAGCTGGCCCACGGCCGACGCCGCGCTACAGGCCTGA
- a CDS encoding DEAD/DEAH box helicase has product MAFNHLPAAMHDALGPLSVTPVTHSVPMAKNHRPGRPPESGDSRPSPAMILDRLATGAGRAARITHTEHLPPRSGTHAIWPDRIRPEVISAIEKAGIAHPWAHQAAAAEHALDGESVVIATGTASGKSLAYLAPVLSTLLDGSEAPNGRGATALYLAPTKALAADQRRSVKALAAPLGNAVRPAVYDGDTPVEEREWVRQYANYVLTNPDMLHRGILPSHSRWASFLRALRYVVIDECHTYRGVFGSHVAQVLRRLRRLCARYGADPVFLLASATAAEPAVAAGRLTGLPVVEVSDDASPRGELVFALWEPPLTDLHGEKGAPVRRTATAETADLLTDLTLQGVRSVAFVRSRRGAELISMIAKERLAEIDRSLPQRVAAYRGGYLPEERRALERALHSGELLGLAATTALELGIDVSGLDSVVICGYPGTRASLWQQAGRAGRSGQGALAVLVARDDPLDTYLVHHPEALFRQPVESTVLDPDNPYVLAPHLCAAAAELPLTEPDIALFGPAVPELLPQLEATKLLRKRPSGWHWTRRERAADLADIRGGGGRPVQIVEEGTGRLLGTVDAAAAHTAVHEGAVHLHQGRTHLVRKLDLEDSVALVEQADPPYSTVARDTTSITVLETDTEVPWGQGRLCYGSVEVTNQVVSFLRRKLITGEVLGETKLDLPPRTLRTRAVWWTVTEDQLDAARINPEILGGALHAAEHASIGLLPLFATCDRWDIGGVSVPLHPDTLLPTVFVYDGHPGGAGFAERAFHTARTWLTATREAIASCECEAGCPSCIQSPKCGNGNEPLHKRGAVRLLTELLRSAPSGPEPAGATAPEGGPPSSPT; this is encoded by the coding sequence ATGGCATTCAATCACTTACCAGCAGCCATGCACGACGCCTTGGGACCATTGTCCGTCACGCCAGTGACACACTCGGTGCCGATGGCCAAGAATCATCGTCCCGGACGACCACCCGAGAGCGGGGACTCGCGCCCCTCTCCCGCCATGATCCTCGACCGGCTCGCCACAGGGGCGGGCCGGGCCGCGCGCATCACTCATACGGAGCACCTGCCCCCGAGATCGGGAACCCATGCCATCTGGCCGGATCGCATCCGACCAGAGGTGATCTCCGCGATCGAAAAGGCCGGGATCGCCCATCCTTGGGCGCATCAGGCGGCCGCGGCCGAGCATGCGCTGGACGGCGAGTCGGTCGTGATCGCCACCGGTACGGCCTCGGGGAAGTCACTCGCGTACCTCGCTCCGGTCCTCAGCACCCTGCTGGACGGCTCCGAGGCCCCGAACGGTCGTGGGGCCACCGCCCTCTACCTCGCCCCCACCAAAGCCCTGGCAGCCGACCAGCGCCGATCGGTGAAGGCGCTCGCCGCCCCGCTCGGCAACGCCGTCAGGCCCGCGGTCTACGACGGCGACACCCCGGTGGAGGAACGCGAGTGGGTGCGCCAGTACGCGAACTACGTCCTGACCAACCCCGACATGCTGCACCGCGGCATCCTGCCCTCCCATTCCCGCTGGGCCTCGTTCCTGCGCGCCCTGCGGTACGTCGTCATCGACGAGTGCCACACCTACCGCGGCGTCTTCGGCTCCCACGTCGCCCAGGTCCTGCGCCGCCTGCGTCGCCTGTGCGCCCGCTACGGGGCCGACCCGGTCTTCCTGCTGGCCTCGGCCACCGCGGCGGAGCCCGCGGTGGCCGCCGGGCGCCTGACGGGCCTGCCGGTCGTCGAGGTGTCCGACGACGCCTCCCCGCGCGGCGAGCTGGTCTTCGCCCTGTGGGAGCCCCCGCTGACCGATCTGCACGGTGAGAAGGGCGCCCCCGTCCGACGTACCGCGACGGCCGAGACCGCCGACCTCCTCACCGACCTGACCCTCCAGGGCGTCCGCTCGGTCGCCTTCGTCCGCTCCCGGCGCGGCGCGGAACTCATCTCGATGATCGCCAAGGAACGCCTCGCGGAGATCGACCGCTCACTGCCGCAACGGGTCGCCGCCTATCGCGGGGGCTACCTCCCCGAGGAGCGCCGGGCCCTGGAACGGGCACTGCACTCCGGCGAGTTGCTCGGTCTGGCGGCCACCACCGCCCTGGAACTCGGCATCGACGTCTCCGGCCTGGACTCGGTCGTCATCTGCGGCTATCCGGGCACGCGCGCCTCCCTCTGGCAGCAGGCGGGCCGCGCAGGCCGCTCGGGACAGGGCGCCCTGGCGGTCCTCGTCGCGCGGGACGACCCGCTGGACACGTACCTGGTACACCACCCCGAGGCGCTGTTCCGGCAGCCCGTCGAGTCGACCGTGCTGGACCCGGACAACCCCTACGTCCTGGCCCCGCACCTCTGCGCCGCCGCCGCCGAGCTGCCCCTCACCGAGCCCGACATCGCGCTCTTCGGGCCGGCGGTACCCGAGCTGCTGCCGCAGCTGGAGGCCACGAAGCTGCTGCGCAAGCGCCCGTCGGGCTGGCACTGGACCCGCCGCGAACGTGCCGCCGATCTCGCCGACATCCGGGGCGGGGGCGGCCGACCGGTCCAGATCGTCGAGGAGGGCACCGGCCGCCTGCTGGGCACCGTCGACGCGGCCGCCGCCCACACGGCCGTCCACGAGGGGGCCGTCCACCTCCACCAGGGCCGCACCCACCTGGTCCGCAAACTGGACCTGGAGGACTCCGTGGCCCTGGTCGAGCAGGCCGACCCGCCCTACTCGACGGTCGCCCGCGACACCACGTCCATCACCGTCCTGGAGACCGACACCGAGGTCCCCTGGGGTCAGGGGCGGCTCTGCTACGGCTCCGTCGAGGTCACCAACCAGGTCGTCTCCTTCCTTCGCCGGAAACTGATCACCGGGGAGGTCCTGGGCGAGACGAAGCTCGACCTGCCGCCCCGCACCCTGCGCACCCGTGCCGTGTGGTGGACCGTCACCGAGGACCAGCTCGACGCGGCCCGCATCAATCCGGAGATCCTCGGCGGCGCGCTCCACGCAGCCGAGCACGCGTCGATCGGCCTGCTCCCCCTCTTCGCCACCTGTGATCGCTGGGACATCGGCGGCGTCTCCGTACCGCTGCACCCGGACACCCTGCTGCCGACGGTCTTCGTGTACGACGGCCATCCCGGCGGAGCCGGATTCGCCGAGCGGGCCTTCCATACCGCCCGTACGTGGCTGACGGCGACCCGCGAAGCCATCGCGTCCTGCGAGTGCGAGGCGGGGTGCCCCTCCTGCATCCAGTCCCCCAAGTGCGGCAACGGCAACGAGCCCCTGCACAAGCGCGGAGCCGTACGCCTGCTCACCGAACTCCTCCGGTCCGCGCCCTCCGGCCCTGAACCGGCCGGAGCGACCGCCCCGGAGGGCGGTCCGCCCAGCAGCCCGACGTAG